The following DNA comes from Firmicutes bacterium CAG:345.
CATTATCCATAGCAGGTCCATCAGCTAAAACTTGATTCTTTTCAATGTGTTGACCAGGTTTAACAATTGCTACTTGATTTGAGCAAGTACCTTGGTTAGCACGAGCAAATTTTTTCAAATGATATGTCTTTGTAGTACCATCATCATTTGCAACTTCAATTCTACGAGAATCAACATATGTAACTGTACCAGCATCTGTAGCCGTAACTGCAGCACCTGAGTCATGAGCAATTTTACTTTCAAGACCAGTACCTACAAAAGGAGCATGTGGTCTTAAAAGAGGTAAAGCTTGACGTTGCATGTTAGCCCCCATCAAAGCACGTGTTGTATCATCGTTTTCCAAGAAAGGAATACATGCAGAGGCAATAGAAACAATTTGTTTTGGGGAAACATCGATATAATCGACATCTTCCTTATTAGCAAGAATGTTTTCACCATTATAACGGGCGATAACTTTATCGTCGAGAATTTCATGATTTTCGCCAATAGCAATATTAGCTTGAGCAATTGTATGATATCTTTCATCATCAGCAGAAAGATATTCTGTTTCTTCTGTAACTATACAATTTTTAACTTTACGATATGGTGTCTCAATAAAACCATATTTGTTAATTTTTGCATAGCAAGAGAGGTTATTAATAAGACCAATATTTTGACCTTCTGGTGTTTCAATTGGGCAAATACGACCATAGTGAGAATAGTGAACATCACGAACTTCGAATGTTGCTCTATCTCTAGAAAGACCACCAGGACCTAAAGCTGAAATACGTCTCTTATTTGTAAGTTCAGCAAGAGGGTTTGTTTGATCCATAAATTGTGAAAGTTGAGAAGAATTATAAAATTCTTTAACAACGGAAGTTAAAGGTTTAATATTAACCAATGTTTGTAAATTAAGTTGTGAAACATCAGTAATTGACATTTTATCTCGAATGGCTTTTTCCATACGAGTTAAGCCAATACGGAATTGTCCTTGAACAAGTTCACCAACACATTTAACACGACGATTTCCAAGATGATCAATATCATCTGTTAAACCAATGCCATCCATAATATTAAGGAAATATGAGAAACATGCAAGAATATCACTGGCTGTAACAAATGGAACATCAAGATTCAAATCTGTACCAATAATATTAGTTTCTTTAGTTTTTGAATCATCAGTATAAACTTTAACAATATTGAAAAGATTATGTGTATCTAAATCAACATTGACATCAAAAGCTCTTGTGTGTGCACCTTTTTCAAAGAAATGCTCATTTTGTAAAGAAATAACATCTTCTCTAGATAAAGTATGTCCAGCTTCAAAACGAATTTCTTCATCTGCAGAAATAAGATCTTCAGCAAGTGTAACATTATTTAAACGATTATATATGCCTAACTTCTTAGACAATTTAAATCTACCGGCAGGACCCAAATCATACTTTTTGTGATCAAAGAATCTTTGATGAATAAAGATTTGAGCGTTTGCCATTGAAACTGGTTCACCTGGACGAAGTTTGCTGTAAACTTCCATAATAGCTTCTTTTAAAGCAATGCGTTTATCACCTTTGCTATCAGTTTCAGGTGAATGCTCAATAGTATTCTTTAAAATTTCAGAAGTACCAAATAAATCATAAATATCAAAGTCAGCTGTTAATCCTAAAGCTCTGAGCAATACGACAGCTGAAACTTTTCTTTGCTTATCTATACGAACAGATAAAGTATTTTTAAGTTCAGATTCAAATTCCAACCATGTACCACGAGCAGGAATAATATCTGCACCATAAATATTTTTGCCAGTTTTATCCTTAGTACAAGAAATATATGCACCTGGGGAACGAACGATTTGAGAAACAATAACTCTTTCAGCACCATTTATAATAAATGTTCCTGAATCAGTCATCATTGGATAATCGCCCATGAAAATTTCATTTCCGCTTTCTTGAATAGTACCATCTTGGAATTCAAGACTTAAGCGAGCCCATAAAGGAGCAGAATACGTAAGATTAGATGTCTTGCAATCAAAAGGATCATATTTTGGTTCGCCAAAATG
Coding sequences within:
- a CDS encoding dNA-directed RNA polymerase subunit beta (product inferred by homology to UniProt), translating into MKETERKFLNNNRQDFSKISGSLELPYLVEIQTNSFEWFKKEGVNQVFKEFFPLENYRGDIRLKFEGAHFGEPKYDPFDCKTSNLTYSAPLWARLSLEFQDGTIQESGNEIFMGDYPMMTDSGTFIINGAERVIVSQIVRSPGAYISCTKDKTGKNIYGADIIPARGTWLEFESELKNTLSVRIDKQRKVSAVVLLRALGLTADFDIYDLFGTSEILKNTIEHSPETDSKGDKRIALKEAIMEVYSKLRPGEPVSMANAQIFIHQRFFDHKKYDLGPAGRFKLSKKLGIYNRLNNVTLAEDLISADEEIRFEAGHTLSREDVISLQNEHFFEKGAHTRAFDVNVDLDTHNLFNIVKVYTDDSKTKETNIIGTDLNLDVPFVTASDILACFSYFLNIMDGIGLTDDIDHLGNRRVKCVGELVQGQFRIGLTRMEKAIRDKMSITDVSQLNLQTLVNIKPLTSVVKEFYNSSQLSQFMDQTNPLAELTNKRRISALGPGGLSRDRATFEVRDVHYSHYGRICPIETPEGQNIGLINNLSCYAKINKYGFIETPYRKVKNCIVTEETEYLSADDERYHTIAQANIAIGENHEILDDKVIARYNGENILANKEDVDYIDVSPKQIVSIASACIPFLENDDTTRALMGANMQRQALPLLRPHAPFVGTGLESKIAHDSGAAVTATDAGTVTYVDSRRIEVANDDGTTKTYHLKKFARANQGTCSNQVAIVKPGQHIEKNQVLADGPAMDNGDLALGQNVTIAFMTWHGYNYEDAVIMSERLVKDDVYTTLHIEEYTIDRRTTKLGSEYFTAEVPSAQEEHKRFLDKRGIIVPGAEVKEGDILVGKTTPKAISEPTPEEKLLHSIFSDKAREGRDASLCVPHGGSGIVLDVKVFSRKNGDELPPNVLETVKVYVIQKRKISEGDKMSGRHGNKGVISRILPVEDMPFLPDGTPVDIMLNPLGVPSRMNIGQILEVHLGMACKKLGGLKIATPVFDGISNEEIYELMERAKMDHDGKTILYDGRTGERFDSRINVGVMYMIKLVHMVDDKLHARSIGPYSLVTQQPLGGKAQNGGQRFGEMEVWALEAYGAAHTLQEMLTIKSDDMVGRNKCYEAILKDKSIPKPGMPESFRVLVKELQALAIDVTLLDKYNNKIDLNTISAENEREERRLHHSIREYAGDDVVQKQEEESEEATAMEILGYDENDSYSDNDGE